One Oncorhynchus keta strain PuntledgeMale-10-30-2019 chromosome 11, Oket_V2, whole genome shotgun sequence DNA window includes the following coding sequences:
- the LOC118390273 gene encoding FMR1-interacting protein NUFIP2-like, translating into MMKPRKHVSLGNGKINTGEVEGEKILSAKDFVGIPLPTYSNGNRHLINANVKQKSKRNVFTTLSKVGSKEGLVHKKNMDRINDKAQDFTNHYEGKFLDKKESALFLNGVVNSAHITNGYSSKSPPDNDGSGSEGGYTTPKKRKTRRNSIKNIEHVTRARERVMQQGNATQEPEVSELEPTEKLVSSQIHHKADAQTAVKRMDAPEVAMGELQKKNSDSKTAAGAFGKKFENRPKAKLSSSSKEDSWTLFKPPPVFPVDNSSAKIVPKISYASKVKENLNKAAQAGGEVQTPQVPGRLSQVPMSAMKTIISASFTNGPVSGDGNSCPSVGTFFTPAPSSIPPATSLPCGENVASTLDNDYNSLTNPAAVALRKCTLFIYPLNPLNMQPVLPSARQVDTQAAQTNQKALGDIFQNQWGLSFINEPNVGPEGGSGPVAAVEGKAAVVTFQGEQCPAAKPGLDSNLSIPEPLPLTLAQDSEKRTSAPACPPATVKGEDGEKTKGEAKSPGAVLLASCKDISAEPAQAPLTNLVLGLSKEPPHSKSLDRGCWGSFDLKAAVTYHTKEMEYVFNLQKQDPKRVVCYDKTKDGPYQ; encoded by the exons ATGATGAAGCCACGCAAACATGTTAGCCTGG GCAATGGAAAAATAAACACCggtgaggtggagggggagaagaTTCTGTCTGCAAAGGATTTTGTTGGTATCCCTCTTCCCACCTACAGCAATGGTAACAGACATTTGATAAATGCTAACGTAAAACAGAAGTCAAAACGCAATGTTTTTACCACTCTTTCAAAAGTGGGCAGCAAAGAGGGTCTTGTTCACAAGAAGAATATGGACCGCATAAATGACAAGGCCCAGGATTTCACTAATCACTATGAGGGAAAGTTTTTGGACAAAAAGGAATCTGCTTTGTTTCTGAATGGGGTGGTAAACTCTGCTCATATTACAAATGGTTACTCCAGCAAGTCACCCCCTGATAATGATGGCAGTGGCTCAGAAGGTGGATATACTACTCCTAAGAAACGCAAGACCAGACGCAACAGCATCAAGAACATAGAGCATGTGACAAGAGCAAGGGAGAGGGTCATGCAGCAGGGCAATGCCACACAGGAGCCAGAGGTTTCTGAACTTGAACCAACAGAGAAATTGGTGAGCTCGCAAATTCACCATAAAGCAGACGCCCAGACAGCAGTCAAGCGGATGGATGCTCCAGAGGTGGCTATGGGTGAACTGCAGAAGAAAAACTCAGACAGTAAGACTGCTGCAGGTGCCTTTGGTAAAAAGTTTGAGAATAGGCCCAAAGCCAAGCTCTCCTCCTCTTCGAAAGAGGACTCTTGGACTTTATTCAAGCCCCCTCCAGTATTTCCTGTGGACAACAGTAGTGCTAAAATAGTGCCCAAGATTAGTTATGCAAGTAAAGTTAAGGAGAACCTCAACAAAGCAGCCCAGGCTGGAGGAGAAGTGCAGACTCCTCAGGTGCCTGGTAGACTCTCACAGGTCCCCATGTCTGCTATGAAAACCATCATCTCAGCTAGCTTTACTAATGGCCCCGTTTCTGGAGATGGAAATAGTTGCCCGTCTGTTGGTACCTTCTTCACCCCTGCTCCTAGTAGTATTCCGCCAGCCACCTCTCTCCCATGTGGGGAGAACGTAGCATCCACTTTGGACAATGACTATAACTCTTTAACCAACCCTGCAGCTGTAGCTCTGAGAAAGTGTACTCTTTTCATTTACCCCCTAAACCCTTTAAATATGCAACCTGTGCTCCCTAGTGCTCGCCAAGTGGACACCCAGGCTGCTCAGACAAATCAGAAAGCCTTGGGAGACATTTTCCAGAATCAGTGGGGGCTGTCTTTCATTAATGAGCCAAACGTGGGGCCAGAAGGAGGAAGTGGGCCGGTGGCTGCCGTGGAGGGCAAGGCTGCGGTGGTAACATTTCAAGGGGAGCAATGCCCTGCTGCCAAGCCAGGCCTTGACTCTAATCTATCAATCCCAGAGCCTTTGCCTCTCACTTTGGCTCAAGACTCAGAGAAAAGGACTAGTGCCCCAGCTTGCCCACCTGCTACAGTGAAGGGTGAGGATGGGGAAAAGACAAAGGGCGAGGCTAAGAGTCCAGGTGCAGTTTTGTTGGCCTCTTGTAAAGACATTAGTGCTGAGCCTGCCCAGGCCCCCCTGACCAACCTAGTGTTGGGACTGTCTAAAGAGCCGCCCCATTCTAAGAGCCTGGACAGAGGTTGCTGGGGGTCGTTTGATCTGAAAGCTGCTGTTACTTATCACACTAAAG AAATGGAATATGTTTTTAATTTGCAAAAACAAG ATCCAAAAAGAGTAGTCTGTTATGACAAGACCAAGGATGGACCTTATCAGTGA